Proteins encoded in a region of the Tripterygium wilfordii isolate XIE 37 chromosome 21, ASM1340144v1, whole genome shotgun sequence genome:
- the LOC119990062 gene encoding transcription factor bHLH162-like: MENPSSSSRNDRKTIERNRRNQMKALYSQLNSLVPHQNSREPASVADQLYEAENYIKKLQISLEKLKERKDSLMGIQRSFTGNNCVGTSGTGTRLPQIEIHENDLALEIVLITGLDRQFIFTETIRVLYEEGVEIVNASFSVVQDTVFHTIHSKLEESASGNEVARISERLRRFVV; this comes from the exons ATGGAGAACCCTAGTTCTTCTTCAAGAAATGATAGAAAAACCATCGAGAGAAACAGGAGGAATCAAATGAAGGCACTCTACTCACAACTCAATTCCCTTGTACCCCATCAAAATTCAAGG GAACCGGCATCGGTTGCGGATCAACTATACGAGGCTGAAAATTACATCAAGAAGTTGCAGATAAGCTTGGAAAAATTGAAGGAGAGGAAAGACAGTTTAATGGGAATTCAAAGATCTTTTACAGGGAATAATTGTGTTGGTACCAGTGGTACTGGAACAAGATTGCCACAAATTGAGATTCATGAGAATGATCTAGCTCTAGAGATCGTTTTGATAACTGGGTTGGATCGTCAATTCATATTTACTGAGACAATTAGAGTGCTTTATGAAGAGGGAGTCGAGATTGTTAATGCTAGTTTCTCTGTTGTTCAAGATACTGTCTTCCACACCATACATTCTAAG CTTGAAGAGTCTGCCTCAGGAAATGAAGTTGCAAGGATATCAGAGAGACTAAGGAGGTTTGTTGTGTAG
- the LOC119989593 gene encoding uncharacterized protein LOC119989593 — MGRANTKIPINPPNLIKKDSSEFGFDSSLSDMVFGFLDHEYAERMQESRINSQESSAFPDEDEENENNGSAEEDKSFWSNQEQLLQATLCRTSSLESKIRNVTKEALKEIQMSGTICACGRPLVGGCRNCLMKEVSGRLQNSEFNSAICRSKWRSSPDIPSGEHTFIDVMDNSSTKKGEVRVIIELNFRAEFEMARASEDYNRLVQRLPEVFVGKIERLSNVIKILCLGAKKCMKEKKMHMGPWRKHRYMQAKWLKTCERITPSKQQLSMGYGTGRLQKPKASMLTVDLVDMLPNMHCAAVAVL; from the exons ATGGGTAGAGCAAACACAAAAATCCCAATCAATCCCCCAAATTTGATTAAAAAAGATAGTTCTGAATTTGGGTTTGATTCGAGTTTATCGGATATGGTGTTTGGGTTTCTTGATCATGAGTATGCTGAGAGAATGCAAGAGAGCAGAATTAATAGCCAAGAAAGTAGTGCATTTCctgatgaagatgaagagaatGAAAACAATGGCAGTGCTGAAGAGGACAAGAGTTTCTGGTCCAATCAGGAGCAGCTTCtacag GCTACCTTATGCAGAACAAGCTCTCTTGAATCAAAAATTAGAAACGTAACCAAGGAAGCATTGAAGGAAATACAAATGTCAGGGACAATCTGTGCCTGTGGAAGACCTTTGGTGGGCGGCTGCCGGAATTGCCTCATGAAAGAAGTCTCCGGCCGCCTCCAAAATTCCGAGTTCAATAGTGCCATTTGCAGGTCCAAGTGGAGAAGCTCTCCGGATATCCCTTCAGGGGAGCATACATTTATAGACGTGATGGACAATTCAAGTACTAAGAAAGGGGAAGTAAGGGTGATCATTGAATTAAATTTCCGGGCTGAATTTGAGATGGCGCGAGCAAGCGAAGATTACAATCGATTAGTCCAGCGATTACCGGAAGTGTTTGTAGGGAAAATAGAGAGATTAAGCAATGTTATCAAGATATTGTGTTTGGGTGCTAAGAAGTgcatgaaggagaagaaaatgcaCATGGGGCCATGGAGAAAACACAGGTACATGCAAGCTAAGTGGCTTAAAACATGTGAGCGGATCACCCCGTCTAAGCAGCAGTTGTCGATGGGATATGGAACTGGTCGATTACAGAAGCCGAAggcatcgatgttgaccgtggATTTGGTGGATATGTTGCCTAATATGCATTGTGCAGCCGTTGCTGTTTTGTGA
- the LOC119989563 gene encoding serine/threonine/tyrosine-protein kinase HT1-like — translation MEDEANSWIRRTKFSHTVCHRLDSSRLLSLPSLDIRSETKSGLKSRPGAGATSSSQNQQPQEHLHVPRNLQARRHPLTNKQRSLSPNLQTSLSDAFKEARSDRKRFSTPHPSRKYSNDRGIMSKIFHKDAQQSKSSNSLKSSNTSPLRHLASLKGHDKLKSKKESSWTKYFDNGGGRVTAVETADEWTVDLSKLFLGLRFAHGAHSRLYHGMYNDDPVAVKIIRIPDDDDENGTLATRLENQFIREVTLLSHLHHQNVIKFVAACRKPPVYCVITEYLSEGSLRAYLHKLEHKSIPLEKLIAIALDIARGMEYIHSQGVIHRDLKPENVLIDQEFHLKIADFGVGCEAAHCYSLAEDPGTYRWMAPEMIKKKAYGQKVDVYSFGLILWEMVAGTIPYEDMNPIQAAFAVVNKNLRPVIPEECPPALRALIEECWSLHPEKRPAFWQIVKVLEQFEVSLARDGTLNLVQNPTCQDHKKGMLHWIQKLGHGPTHPSTTPMPKPKFT, via the exons ATGGAGGATGAAGCTAATTCTTGGATAAGAAGGACAAAGTTCTCTCACACAGTTTGCCATCGACTGGATTCTTCAAGATTGCTTTCTCTCCCTTCTCTCGACATCCGGTCAGAGACGAAATCTGGCTTGAAATCAAGACCTGGAGCCGGAGCAACTTCGTCCAGTCAGAATCAACAACCACAAGAACATCTACATGTTCCCAGAAATTTACAAGCTCGACGACATCCTCTAACCAATAAGCAGAGATCTTTATCTCCTAACCTGCAAACTTCTCTCTCTGATGCGTTCAAGGAAGCAAGGTCTGATCGGAAACGATTCTCGACTCCACATCCTAGTAGAAAATATTCAAATGACAGAGGAATTATGAGCAAGATTTTCCATAAAGACGCCCAACAATCAAAGTCATCCAACTCATTAAAGTCCTCAAATACAAGTCCACTTAGGCACTTGGCTTCCCTGAAAGGACATGACAAATTGAAGAGCAAGAAGGAGTCTTCGTGGACGAAATATTTTGATAATGGTGGGGGCAGGGTTACTGCAGTGGAGACGGCAGATGAATGGACTGTTGATTTGTCCAAGCTATTTCTTGGGCTTAGGTTTGCTCATGGAGCACATAGCCGGCTTTATCATGGGATGTATAATGATGATCCTGTTGCAGTTAAAATTATTCGGATacctgatgatgatgacgaaAATGGAACCTTGGCAACCCGACTGGAGAATCAATTCATTAGAGAAGTCACTCTTCTATCCCACCTTCATCATCAAAATGTGATAAAG TTTGTAGCGGCGTGCAGAAAGCCTCCAGTTTACTGTGTTATCACAGAGTATTTGTCGGAGGGTTCCTTGAGAGCGTACCTACACAAGCTTGAGCATAAGTCAATTCCCTTGGAGAAGTTAATAGCTATTGCTTTGGACATTGCTCGAGGAATGGAGTACATTCACTCTCAAGGTGTCATCCACCGGGACCTGAAACCTGAGAATGTTCTCATTGATCAAGAGTTCCACCTAAAAATTGCAGATTTTGGTGTAGGTTGTGAGGCGGCACATTGTTATTCATTGGCTGAAGACCCAGGGACCTATCGATGGATGGCACCagagatgataaaaaagaaggccTATGGTCAGAAGGTTGATGTGTACAGTTTTGGACTTATCTTATGGGAAATGGTGGCTGGAACTATACCTTATGAGGATATGAATCCCATCCAAGCTGCTTTTGCAGTTGTGAATAAG AATTTGAGACCTGTCATTCCAGAAGAGTGTCCGCCTGCCTTGCGAGCGCTTATTGAGGAATGCTGGTCCTTGCATCCAGAGAAGAGGCCTGCGTTCTGGCAGATTGTGAAAGtacttgagcaatttgaggttTCACTTGCTCGTGATGGAACCCTGAACTTGGTACAAAACCCAACTTGCCAAGATCACAAGAAGGGTATGCTTCATTGGATTCAAAAGCTTGGTCATGGTCCCACACATCCTAGTACTACACCCATGCCAAAACCTAAATTCACATGA